GATGAAACGTCGACCTCGCAACTTTCCCTTTGACgaggggaggagaggaagcaTAAAACCACAGGGTCCTGATAAGCAGTTCTTTGCCGATAATGATTTAAAAGGTAATGCCACGTGTGTGTACGCGGGTCATCCGTGCGAATCGCGTGTAGATTGACTTTGGCAGAGTCGCGCCTGTGAGGTTGGTATTTGGAGGATGTTGGCTGAACCATCAACCATCTTCACACTCGATGATCATTGATACTTCAATGACACACAGACGACTTGCTCTTGAATCGACACTTCTCTAGACGTGCGCGACATATACACTACGCTTGACTTCTGTGAAGCTGGCGCTACCAATTCTTGCACGGCTCGCCTCACGACACAAAGGAACGAACCTCACCGAATATGGCAGCCATCGTGTCGGCTCAGCCACATCACTTCCAACACCAGCAACAGTATCCCTCTCAGTCGGTCATGGAGGACTCGGACGAGGCTGATCGGcacgaagatgaggaggaggatgacgaagatgatgaagacgacgacgaatcCATCCAAGGCGATTATGAGATGAATCCGGATCACGCGCATTTTTATCaccagcaacaacaacaagcgATCTACTAccaacaacatcaacaacagaATGCGACTCCAGGCGAAAGTGGCCCGGCAGCTGGGCCATCAACGagacaaggtcaaggtcaaggcaATCCAGCTCAACAGGACGCCGAGGAGGATGCGTACAGTGATGAAGACAGTGACACGGACAGTATGCCGGACGAAAACATCGATTTCAGTCTGACATATGCTTTGTGAGCTTGCAACCctttcatcatccttgGAGAAGTTGAAGCCCAAATCTGTCTGCTTACATCCCTCTCGCAGACACACTTTCCTCGCTACCGTCGAAGGTCAAGCATCTGTTGTCAAGGGGGATTCACTCGTACTCCTGGATGACGCCAACTCATACTGGTGGCTGGTGCGAGTTCTCAAGACGGAAGATGTGGGCTATATACCAGCGGAAAACATCGAAACGCCCTACGAACGACTCGCCCGACTGAACAAGCATCGAAATGTCGACCTCGCCGCAGCGACTCAATTGGAGAAACAGGCAGGAGCTGTCCAAGGTCGAGAACGACTCAAGGGATTGTTGGCTGGAAAAGCGAAGGGTGTCCGCCTCGACAAGTCTGGAGATGGATCGGACGACGGTGCAGGAAGACGAGTGGTCTTCGCTCCACCCACATACGTGGATCACCCAGGCGTGACTTGGAGcagcgatgaggaggacgaaagtgggcaagaaggagattatgaagtggacgaggtaGAAAGAACgtcagaggaaggacaTGAAGACGACATTGGGGACCGGCAGCATGAGCAAGAAGTGCAGAGAGTGGATCAGTCGCTTGGAGGAAAGCAAGACTATGACATGGAGCCGGATGATGGTGTAGAGTGGGCTGACGGATCTGGAGTGGAGGAACAGAAACGGGTCATAAATCAAAAACAGCAAGCAGCTGTCAGTGCACCTGTACAACCGAAATCCAACAATCCATTCGCCCCTCGACCAGCAGAGCAAACAGCCCCCAGCGAGACAATGTCacttggtcttggtcgcACTGTATCTAACACATCCCAGAATTCCAATTCCGGTAatcttgatccttctcaAGCTTCAGATGATACTCGTCGAATCACTGCTACTCCATCCGTCGCATCTGGTCCGCTTCTGCCTTCTGCAATTGTGCAACAAACAAACACCCCACGAAACGTTAGTGGGCAGTCCGTTGCTTCTGTGTCGTCAGCTGTCTCGTCTGTCTCGTCTGTTCGAAGTGGTACGCCTACTAGCCCCGAAGACTCCacaaagaagatgaagaagagtaGAAAGAACAGCAAAGAAGACCTAGACGGCGGAGAaaaaaagaagaaaggcGTGCTGGGAGGACTATTCTCGAGAAAGAGCAAGGACAAGAGTGGTAAGGGGATATCAGGCAATGATGCCAGAACCTCAGAGGACAGTGCGATCAGCGGAGCTGCCGACACCTCTCTCGCTAGTCAAGGCCCAAAGCCCGAGGATATCAATGGTCGGCCTCCGTCTGCCATCGCTCAGAGGACATCTAGTATCAATCTACAGCAGGGGCAGGGGCAGCAACCCGCTATTTCTGCTCACGGTCTCCGTCTTCAACAACAGGATCAAGCTCGAATGCAGTCTTACACAAGCAAATATCTCAATAGATCTCCGAACTCCGACCAATACTCGCCAACAGCTGCCGAAGCTGCAGCCGCTGTTGCTCAGTCTGCTGCCGCTATGCGTCTGACCGCCAGCATGAACAGTGGTCCCATCGGGCATACCGGCCGACCAAGTAGTATAATCGTCAGTCCCAACCCTGCTGGACCACCACTGCTGAACGTCATTCGTATATTTGCCGGAGACCATATCCAATCAGACGCGTCATTCAAGACAGCCCTCATCAATGAGACGACGTCATCAGCTGATCTTATCCGACAAGCGATGCAACGTTTCCGACTACCTACAGGATCAAACAGCAGTCTCGACGCGAGCTACTACATCACTGTAAAGGATGTAAACggcgaagagatggaattGACGCTAGACGAAAAGCCCCTTGCAGCTTTCCAAGAAGCTGTGCGACGCTGGGCCAGCGAGTCAGAAGAAGACTTGGACTCTAGAATGGGCGCCATCACCCCGACAGTCAAGCGGACCAGCGTTAGCAGTATCTCGAGTGTGATCAGTCTATCATCTCACCCCGCTATTGCGAAACTGGGCATGAACGACTTTTCCGATGATTCCACTGTCAAGATATATCTCAACAGACGGCGTCCGATGAGCGTGCAGAAGAACGGGGGACCACCTAACGGAATGCCTGAACCAGCTAGCGAGTTCTCAAGCTACAGTACACAGCTGTCCGCCGTCCAGGAGTCCAGTCCAGAAAGGCGCAGTGGAGAGTGGTCGGTCAGTGGAACACCTCCGactggaggaagatctggCGGCTCAGAAGCCGCGACGATGACTCCGCCAACACCACAAGCTCAGCCTCGTTTCAACCCATCCCTAACGATCTCGACAAGTGGTCAAGCATCACCAGAAcgcttctcctctccgtctGCCCGCTTCACTCTACAACTCATAATTCACTCAGCAGACCTTCCGGAAGGGTCAGCTTTCGACCCTTCAAGTGAAGCCATCGTCTCACGAGCTTTGTTGCAACAGCGACAAGTCCAGCCTTCCACCGCAACACGCAGAAAGCTATTCATGCTTCCGAGGAACGCGAATGTGGTTGATGTGATCGAACAAGGCCTCGAAAGATTCGGTATTCAGGATGGTGTGGTGGATGGAGGggacgagattgaggaCAAAgttgggaagaggaggagtaTGACAAAAGTCAGATATAGTCTCGCAGCGAGGGTggaaggcgaaggtgagtttggctTCAGACGTGATCGGAGCGCGGTACTGATTCACGACGCACTTCAGAGCGGTCTTTGCTACCGTCTAGCAAGGTTCTGGACGCTTTCCAGGTTGCTCCCAACCTCCGGCCGATGGAACGAACGACGCCAGAGCAAAGGCGTAGATCTAGAGATCTGAGCTTCAATGCAGGATCGTTGGCAGATATTCTCCCTTCCGATCCTATCTTCATCCTGCGACGTGTGCAGGCACGCGGCTCTGCTGGAGCACGTGTAGACGGTACACCTCGACAATCGCAGAATGCGCCAGGAAATCGATCCCCTGCCGAGATCATCGCAGCTCAACGCGCTGCTTCTAGGGCTAATCAGAACGCCTTGATATCGGCGCATGCAAATACGAACCAAGGAGTCGACGTAGTCGTGCCTGACAAAGGTACTTTCCGCTCATCTCGACTCATGGAAGCCAATGGCGAAGTGATCAGGTATTCGTATATCGATGGCGACGGTGAGACGTACGATATCTCAGAACTgctggaggaagaatgggGTAAGGGCGGCGAGAAAAGTAAGAGCGGTGTCGGTCAGGTTTTGGTGACTGCTCGTCCACCAGCTCCTTCTAGGATGGAGACAGACCAATCTGTATATCATACAGCGCCCAGTACACCCGAAGCAAGCGTCGAAAGATTGTTGGAAACAGATGCCGAGAGGGGTCCTGTGCCATCGCGACGAGaattggaggaagaagatatACTACGCGAAGCGGTTCAAAGACAGGAAGGACGCCTGGAGGAGAAGTTGAACAGAGTGATCAGCAAGGTCAAGTCGGGAAGTGTGAAGGGAGGCACCTCATCGGAAGAGGTCATCAACCAGACCCAACAGCAACCGCGGGACGACTTTAGTGCAAGACAGACTCCCAACGACGGTCGTTCTACGCCCCCGCAACATCAGAACACACCGTCGCGATCATTGGCGACCTTGCCAGAAGGTCGTTCGGCTGATCCAAATGCTACACCTCGGGCGTCCGATACTCAACACCAGGGTGGATCGCGATCCAATTCCCGTCAAGCGAACTATCAGACTACGGCGGTCTCTGTCAATAGAATCATatctcgacatcgacaacaACCTTCGATCGCATCCATCATGTCAGATCTGGAGTCGTCTTCTGCTAATCAGTCGCATCAACATTCGACTTCATCGACCACTTCGACTGAACGAGAACACGATGCGGAACTTGAGCGGGATGACGGAGCTTCGACACCCGTCACAGCGACAAGTTCCACTCATCCCACTCCACCTATctcaggaggaggaggagcatTATTCACTCGTGCGATTAATTCTGTCTCGCCAACTCCGACGGCTCCCGTAAGCTACAGGGATGATTTCGGTATGAAGATTATGATGGCGGTGATCGAGGCTAGAGCGAGGGAACTACGTCCCCCGAAGACTCACAAGGGCAGACGTAGTCTGTCAGAGGGCGCAGATCGAGACAaaagcgaggaagagagggaagaagcggaCAAGATGTTGGTTGGAGAGAGGATCGAATGGGCAGGAATACATCCGGAGATCAAAGGGTGCTTCGAGGGCATCCagaagaggttggaagGGTTTGATAGGGAGATTGACGACCTGCTTGCAGCTGTGGGTGCGCTGTGAAACACAGGAACGATTTTGGTTGGGCTCGTCTTCGAGGTAAGGCGGTATCATTCAATATGTCACTGCAGAGACGATATGTCGTTACATTCTATACCCCCGTAGATGACTTGACGAGTGTTTGACGAATACCATATTGTAAAGTTTACAATAGTATAATGAGATTATGAGATTCCAGTACAAGCTACAAGGTTCATGGGTACAGTATGAAAATACAGGAGATGTGAATAGCGCAACTTTCAGACATTGAATAGGTATGCTGTGTGATCACGAACCAGAACTCGATATTCTtttggaagatggaggaaaTATGCTAGCCCACCCTGTGATACTGTCTCTCGTTCCATGTCTATCCTTCTCCGTGTGATGTCCCCTATATTCGTGAGTCTTTATCTAGATCGTTTCGGGCATACTGGTCTGCGCACCATGCCACGCATCTCTATCACTTGTTCCCGGCGGCATGGTGGCtcgatctctctcctctcttgtTATCCATTGTCTCCGGCTCTGccgttgatcttgatcttgatcttgacccATAACCAAACCGTGCTTTTGATCCTGGTCCTGATGCTGGTCTCCCATGTCGTACTCGTCCAAACCCTTTTCCAGATCGAGAGCCGGATCCGGTCCGGGGTTCGATTGGTACGTTCTCCGTTGATCCATCCATGAAACGCCATATGGATTCGTGGGGAAACGACCAGAATCCGGTTCTCCTTCCACGACCCCTTTCCCCATCGgtcttcgtcctccgtcgtgttgttgttgttgttgttcgACTGGTGGGGGCAGATCGTCATTACATATGGGGGTGGAACGGAGTCTGACGATTTGACGTGGTCTCGAGACTGAGGCGAGGAACGTTATGGAATACACTTTGGCGATGAATATCGTAGGGAAATCGGACCAAGCGGAAGTACTGCGATCCCACAGACACGATTTCGTTGCCTTGGTCAGCAATGAGGCCGTTTGATCAAAggtcctctcttccctaATGATTTCTACTGACTGTGAAAGAAAACAGATCAAAGCAACGATTTGCAACGCCGTCACCACGATTCCACCTTGGAAGGCTACTCGTACGAGGGTGTGGACGAAATCGTGTTGATCGTCGTTACTGCCTTTCTGTGCTCTCTACACCGATCGCGGCCGATCGACCAATCCGTCAGCCCTGTTGTACACGACTGGAATGACGGTGATACCACTCTGCCCCACTGTCCGGCGCAGACACTTGACGCAACCACAGGCAAGTTTCGGACCGGAACACTCACAACGGCTTTCCGTAGTTCGTAAACGATCAATGTGGAAAGCATCACGTCCGTTGCCTGTCACATCATGCCAGtcttgtcagcttgatgcTGCTCCGACTTTCATGGACTGGTTCGACGTCCACgtccactcaccgagaTCGAGCTGTACCATATCGTCGTCAATCTACGGAAGATCAGAGATGTGTTCTCCGAGTGGATACCGGTCGTGTAGGCACTGAAGGAAAGCAAAGCACAAGTGACACCACGCACGACAGGCATTAGTGTATATCGTCAAGGAAATGTGGTGGACCATGATTTCACCCACAAATTTGGAAGTCGCTGCGAATGATATTGAGCAGATCATGGGTCAAAATCAGAGGTCAGCTTCCAAAGCCAACCTGTTGGCAGACAAAGGCAAGAAAGGAGCCTACCCAGAATTCGATCAGAACTGCCAATCCACTTCCGGCACCCAGTGCCACTCCGGCTCCCAACAAGCCTCCAATCAACCACGTCTTGATTCTCTGACGCGTATTTCCCCTGTTGGCAGGACTGACGGTGACGTTGGCGAAAAGTAGACATCGTCGGACAAGGAACAGCTGGCAGATCGTGATGATCAGAAGGGTGAGGAGTGGTCCGATGAGTTCCTCGGGTCGTCGATGAAAGTTCGCGAACTAAGAGATCGAAGTATGTCAGGTCAAGGACACGTTTGATATCGCCCGAGAGCAGATAGCAGGTGATTGATTGTGGCCGCAGCTCAAGCACAACGATCGACGATTGGATATGGGATACGGCGACCAAGTTTGGCCAAGCTGAGGAGCTCAGACAAACAGGAAAAGACCACCGATGACGAAAGGAGCGACCACGACTCACGAATGCTACATCGCCCACATGGATACTTGTGATTTTCACCAGTCTCGCACAGTCTGCTATCGTTTGTCCAAGATTGAGAGTCAACACGAACTACCGTCCGAGTAAGATGGACGTCAGTTGGTGCCGGCACCAAAACCACGCTTTTGAGGACATGCCTCAAAATGTTTAGTTTCACTGACCAGGATCTGCAGATGAACGATCGGCATTGTAAGcgatgacaatgatgatCACACCGAACGTCTGgccgatgatgatgaggctCGCTCACAAGTGTTTTgatccctcttccttcgGCGGGACGGTTGTCGAAGTATGCCAGAGTCTGTTcctgtcagcttgacttTTGATCAAGGATGTCGACATCaagggaggggaagagcGCACTTGAAACTACCCACGAGCAATACAAAGCGTCAGTGAACTAGTCATCGCATGTCATGCCATATGAGAATCACTGCGTGATGGACTCACCATGAATAGCCCGAACCCAAACACATTGATCAACGAGCCAATCACCAATGGGGCATACTTCACCAGAAGCTGTCAGCTGAGGCCCAAAGCCTGCCATTCCGGCTACCGATACGGCAAGGATAAGGATCCCTTACGAGATTATATGGGGAAGGTACGTCTGGAGCAGACATTGCGACTCGCCCTCGAATTGGACGGGGTCAAGTTGTAGAAGACGCTCAAGTTTCTATCACACTATTATCTAGGAGGAGCAGCACAATCACAAGGTGAAATCAGAAAAGAGACAGACAGCGAAATATGAATGTCAAAAGACGTACCATCTCTGTCGATGTCCAAGGGGGGTGATGGCAGCCGCATTGGTCAttcgaagatcaagaagatgcgACAAGACTTGAGACAGATCCGCAGGAGATGCAGCCATTACTATGGAAGTAACGCATTGAGCGAGACACGCTTTTCACAATTTACATGCTTCCATGTCACTCTCACTCCCCTTTCCGCTTGCGTTCTAATGCCAAGTCTTTGGCCAGCGACCGACTCGTCTCCACTACCGCAGCCACCACGGCGTAAAAAGGTCTCAGCATGGTACGTAAACCAGATCTACGAGTACCgttctttcctttcctctcaaCTCGGGATCAGAGAGCATCACTCATCATGTTATTACCACTTTTGCCTGGTCCTGCTCTTGTCGGCGAGATCTCAATcggagagacagagataTTCCGACATTGTGCCGTTTCAGATCATTGAATCTTACGCCTCTCCGGGTGTAAATAACGTCAACTTATCCCGTGCGATTGAGCGCGACATGCATACTACTTGCTGTGTGGGAATTGAGCGAACTCTACTCGCAACAGGCAGTCGATGAACCGCGCGTCTGGCCTGTTACCAGGATACTGGTGCAGGCTTACCTCGAGGAATCTCAGGGTCACTAACCACCGTTCATCCCTCCATAAGAACCCCGTATCTTTCGGACGTCAGTTGGTGACTGACTGattgactgactgactgactgactcgCTACTCGTAAGTTACTGTATGACTCAAGCGGCTTTTATAGCTTGCACCTGGAGTACTACTGTCATAAAGACCGGTTGCCATGCTCGCCTCCATTCCGCCGGAAaaaaacaacaacaaccaaAAATACGGGTCTCGTCGGTATTCTTGATTTACCTTCTTACATATAGAGCTCAAACCATAGCGCCTATCTCACTTGACCATCAATGTATGCTAGTCTATCCACAGCTTACCAAGCTCGATGTAGAGTTAAGCTTGAAGATGGGTAGGATTTATGTCTCACCATCATGACGCTGTACTGCCAACGTACCGGGAATTGATGTTTACCGAGAGATACGAGTGCAGTTCATCGCCACCTGCGACAGACATGCAGGCATATAAGCCTGCAAAGCTGAAAGTGTAGTGCAGTGGCCGTGAGAGTTGACCACGATCACATTGTACTCGATTCGAGCGACAAGACAGGACTCGCTATCGGAGACAGGACAGGATATCCCTTATGCGACTCGCTGACATGTCCAGACACACCCGTGTCGAATATACAGCCCATTTGAGGTCGAACATGGCTCAATGTCGTGCTAGCGCCACTCGGACGTTGATGATCCCCTCGGCCGTCGACGAGGCGGGTAATCAAGTCTATGGATTGACCATCGTCGTGAGTGTGCTCTATCCATCGATACGCCGCAGGCACTGGGATTGCCATATTGCcgagtcgaggaggatctcCGAGTCTTTGGTCTTGATCGTTTCCTGACGACCCATCTATCCACAGGAACACATCGAAGGCTACTGGACGCAGTGCACCTCTGATCCCGACCTTCCAAGccctcatcaccaccacgaTCACCGCGCATCTAGGCAGAGCTATCGCCACGAGGGTGACACGGCACTtgatcaagatcgagaCGCTCAACTTCGAAACGGTCACAGACATAGACACAAGCAACggagcaagaggaggagcgtGCATTTTGACCCGTCGCTCGATCACGCACATGCTCTCCAGATAGCGCTGGAAGAGGCCATCGCTAGACCCATCCAGGAGCATGggttggtggaggaggtccaGAATCTGGAGGAGACGATAGATCGCTTGGGAGAGttgatgttggtgagtgtcgctCCGGACTGCCATGGAAGCAGAAATCAGGGAAATGGATTCGCTGATCCTTCTTTTTGTATGTGGTAGCAAAGACACGGTACCCAAGAGCGGACAGTGGTCAACAGTCAAGATATCGACTTGACAACAGACCTCGATCGTAACGTTGACAGCGCAACTTATATCCCTGTCACAACTACAGTTCAATTGGCAGAACATCCAATGGATCCAGATAATCCTCCAGCATATCGATATCTCAGtccgcctcctcccgcCCTTGCCgacgaagtcgaagaacTTGAACAACTTGCTCCCGGAGCGACCAAGGTCGTTTCGATTTCGACCACCATATcaggggaagatgaacgACGATTCGTGATGTATACTCTGGAGAATCGGTTGGCTGAAGTCGAATATCGCATCAGTATCGAGGCTGatacgaggaagaagtccAAGATAATTAGTGTCAGGGAAGAATTGATCAAGCTTCTGAGGGAGGTGGAAGCCACACCGTGGTAGATCCACCCCACACAAGGCATGTAAGCTGTTCTTTGAAGTGAAATCGTGCGGTCAGAGCATCTTCAGTGTATTATAGTGTCTTGAAAAATGGTCGTATACTGTAGTTCAGTGCAAGTCTCTCCAAGACAGATCGCCCTGTATTTTTAGGCGTTATCTTTCTGCTACACCTTTCAGTCCGTTAGTTCGAGTCCTCTTCAATATGTACAATACAATGCAATGCTGCTACGCGATCCGAGTGACGCTAGGCTGGTCTCCCTTCAATATCATGTCGAGGATATGTCATTATGATGCATTGGCTTTGCTGGATACTTCTACCGGTATACTCCCTTCTATCGCAATGTGACAAGCTCCTCGGCAGATGTGGGGTCTGGGCATGCAAACATGATTGGTCAGCCACCTGTCAGGCATGACCTTCAATCACGTAAAGTCTAGACTCACGAATAGCAACACAAGAGTCAAAGTCATCCTTGGTGGCTCCCATCTTCACAGCGACACCGACTACGTGGGACAAGTAGGCATTAGCACATTCACAAGAAGTGTATTCCTTGCACAGTGGAACAAATGCACTCACAGCCTTGAAGTATCTCgtcacttccttctccgatGATGTGAAGACCGacgaccttctcctcagGTCCAGTACATATAAGTTTGTAAGCAGTGGGCTGTTTGTGGTCCTCGTCGAGCATGGCGAAGGACATGGCTCTGAACTGTGTTGTAGATGAGAGAGATTAGCTCTAACCAAGGATGGTACGCAGATTCTGCGGTAGAGTGCGACGCTTACAGAGGTCTTGTAGATCTTGACATTGTCCTCTCCgaacttctccttcgcttcTGGCTCAGAAAGACCGACAGAGCCGATGGTGGGGTGGCTGCACAAAGACATCAACCTCATTCCCGGCAAATCCCACAACTCGAATCACTCACGAGAAGACGACACTGGGGATGTTCTCGTACGAAAGCTTGTCATTCTTGTACTTTTCCGGACCAAAGAGCCTATTActcaatctccttccagCAGCGATAGCAACCGGTGTCAAGAGGGCCTTACCGGCCACGTCACCGATAGCGAAAATGTTGGGAGTGTCGGTGACTTGGTAATCGTCAACAAGAATATCGCCCTTCTTGTCGCTCTTAACGCCAACTTTGTCGAGGTTGAGTCTGTCGGTGTTGGCGTGACGTCCGATAGCCCAGAGAAGgacatcgacctcgagtGGCTTTTCGAGAGCGTCGACGTGGACGAGAAGCGAGCCAGAAGAggtcttctcgaccttcttgacgTTGGAGTTTTTGTGAACGTTCATACCGGTCTTCTCTATGAGGGTCTCGTAACATCAGCACAATGCGTTGTGAATGCAAGGATTATCTTGCAACAAGCCTACTCACCCATATAAGGAACCAAAACCTCGGACAACATAGGGTCAAATGTTCTCAAGACCTGATCCTTCCTGATGATCAAATGTGTCTCTGTTCCGAGCGTGTTAAACACACCCGCAAGCTCTACAGAGATATAACCAGCACCAACCACCGCGACTCGCTTGGGTTGCTCTTCGATGTCGAAGAATCCGTCCGAATTGATACCGTAAGAAGCTCCGGggatctcatcatcagatGGGATGGTGGGTCGACCCCCAACTGCGATGGCAAATTTCTTGGCTCGAACAGTGTATTTCTCGCCTTGGAGAGTCTCGATCTGAAGAGTGTTTTTGTCGACGAAAGAGCCGAAACCTTCGTGGTAGTCTACTTTGTCCTTGACAAGATTGCTCTCGCTGAGTGTAAAGACCAGAGTCAGCGATTTTGACGCTATGGGTGAAGCAACTCAAAAGAAGATTCAGGCCAGAGATGGAGCAAGGAGGAAGCTGCAAATGCACACAGGAGCAACAGACATGTTGCATATCAAACTGCGACTCACTAGATCCCGTTCAATCGGTGGATGTAAGCATCCCGCTTGTGCTTCAGCTCTGTCCAGTTGAAGTCCTTGGCCATGGCAATgccctcttcccctttaCCGAATCCATACGCAGCGGCCTTGCGGAGGTTGTCGGCGATGTCGGCGGTGTACCTGTGAAATAGGAGAAAGATGAGTATGTTCAAGGCCGCGAATCTGCTTGACTCTTGCGAGTTGCGGATAAGAGGGTTTCAAGCTGGAGGAGCTAGACGTGGGTCAGGGGGGAGGGGTTTCAACGTACCACATAATCTCTGTAAAGAGACAGAGTAAACCATATTAATTAGCGCCTCGCTCGCCTTACAAGCGAGCCAGCTCCAGATCGAACGTACTCTTGGGAACACATCTGCGATCGACTTCAATCAGCATTGCCGCCCACATCCAGCAAAAGCCAAGCATGCACTCACCCTACATTGACACAAGTTCCACCGAGCTTAGGAGTAGCTTCCACCAAACCGACTTTGGCACCGTACGACGAAGCTCGTCTCTACAACATCGGAGCGATATTTCTCAGCTCTTTGGTCCCATAGCTGAGGTCCACACCGTCTGGTCGTTGACACATAGGAAAAAGAAGGATATATACTCACAGCCGAGGCGAGACCACCTGATCCACCTCCGATGACAAAGTAATCGCTATCCAGCCATGTATTAGTCGTCGTTCTACAACACCACAAT
Above is a window of Kwoniella newhampshirensis strain CBS 13917 chromosome 9, whole genome shotgun sequence DNA encoding:
- a CDS encoding glutathione-disulfide reductase is translated as MPPLSKTQAQEIEEYDYFVIGGGSGGLASARRASSYGAKVGLVEATPKLGGTCVNVGCVPKSTFDLELARLYTADIADNLRKAAAYGFGKGEEGIAMAKDFNWTELKHKRDAYIHRLNGIYESNLVKDKVDYHEGFGSFVDKNTLQIETLQGEKYTVRAKKFAIAVGGRPTIPSDDEIPGASYGINSDGFFDIEEQPKRVAVVGAGYISVELAGVFNTLGTETHLIIRKDQVLRTFDPMLSEVLVPYMEKTGMNVHKNSNVKKVEKTSSGSLLVHVDALEKPLEVDVLLWAIGRHANTDRLNLDKVGVKSDKKGDILVDDYQVTDTPNIFAIGDVAGKALLTPVAIAAGRRLSNRLFGPEKYKNDKLSYENIPSVVFSHPTIGSVGLSEPEAKEKFGEDNVKIYKTSFRAMSFAMLDEDHKQPTAYKLICTGPEEKVVGLHIIGEGSDEILQGFGVAVKMGATKDDFDSCVAIHPTSAEELVTLR